The following coding sequences are from one Seonamhaeicola sp. ML3 window:
- a CDS encoding AraC family transcriptional regulator yields the protein MIYSFSEFSTNAILKVGDESLLTPFKVSKQLNIFAFIRTGTEKAEIIVDSIPITLEPYTVIALTNVQFFQYVSGTGLKVYFFNREFYCIKDHDKEVGCAGLLFFGAEQNPIIHLNENEQLKFNMLHDIFVDEIETKDNIQAEMLRMLMARLIIKITRLLKEKEQIDTNKKDTKSELLRAFNLLVEAHFRNEHSVQFYADQLFKSPKTLSNSFARFNKSPLKLIHERVVLEAKRLLIYTDKTAKEIAFDLGFEDASHLSRLFKKYTSLSPSDFKKQLKKAS from the coding sequence ATGATTTATTCTTTTTCTGAGTTTTCTACAAATGCAATTTTAAAAGTTGGTGATGAGTCTCTGCTAACGCCTTTCAAAGTATCCAAACAACTTAATATTTTTGCCTTTATAAGGACAGGTACTGAAAAAGCAGAAATTATTGTAGATAGTATCCCCATTACCTTAGAACCTTACACTGTTATTGCTCTTACCAATGTACAGTTTTTTCAATATGTTTCTGGAACGGGTTTAAAAGTTTACTTTTTTAATCGAGAATTCTACTGTATTAAAGATCATGATAAAGAAGTTGGTTGTGCTGGTTTGTTATTTTTTGGCGCGGAACAAAACCCTATAATTCATCTAAACGAAAATGAACAGCTCAAGTTTAATATGCTTCATGATATTTTTGTAGATGAAATTGAAACAAAAGACAATATTCAAGCCGAAATGCTTAGAATGTTAATGGCGAGGCTCATTATAAAGATTACTCGTTTACTCAAAGAAAAAGAGCAAATAGATACCAATAAAAAAGATACTAAAAGCGAGTTACTTCGTGCTTTTAATCTTTTAGTAGAAGCTCATTTTAGAAATGAGCACAGTGTGCAATTCTATGCCGATCAACTTTTTAAATCCCCTAAAACACTTTCCAACTCCTTTGCAAGGTTTAATAAAAGTCCGTTAAAGCTAATTCACGAACGTGTGGTACTTGAGGCTAAACGCTTACTGATATATACAGACAAGACAGCCAAAGAGATTGCTTTCGATTTAGGTTTCGAAGACGCCTCTCATTTAAGCCGATTATTTAAAAAATACACTTCACTATCCCCTTCAGATTTTAAAAAGCAGCTCAAAAAAGCATCTTAG
- a CDS encoding TerB family tellurite resistance protein, which produces MSISDLFDSGFKKRNESHFAAIVRVAMADGIITDEERAFLDRLAHRLEINEVDYKTILKNYNDHPINPPISYDERLERLYDLVRMVYVDNIEGEPELLLLKKIAVGLGFHAVNVKYIIDKASTLISQEADLDNFVDQIKNMNR; this is translated from the coding sequence ATGTCGATTTCAGATTTATTTGATAGTGGATTTAAAAAGCGTAACGAAAGCCATTTTGCAGCTATAGTAAGAGTAGCTATGGCCGATGGTATCATTACCGATGAAGAACGTGCCTTTTTAGACAGGTTGGCACATAGATTGGAAATTAATGAAGTTGACTATAAGACAATTTTAAAGAATTATAATGATCACCCAATCAATCCACCAATATCTTACGATGAGCGTTTAGAGCGTTTATACGATTTAGTAAGAATGGTTTATGTTGATAATATTGAAGGAGAACCAGAATTATTACTTCTGAAAAAGATTGCTGTTGGACTTGGTTTTCACGCGGTAAACGTGAAATACATCATAGATAAAGCTTCTACTTTAATAAGTCAAGAAGCAGATTTAGACAATTTTGTGGACCAAATAAAGAATATGAATAGATAA
- a CDS encoding T9SS type A sorting domain-containing protein: MKILFTILFCLATYNLLPAQDHAHAPASKLNPVFKCHPNPVEDELYILGTNKIKSVEFIDVLGKRAAIYIYNKSIIKLNVSYLKKGIYIIKVVDEKNRVETKKLVVK, from the coding sequence GTGAAAATATTGTTTACTATACTTTTCTGCTTAGCAACATATAATTTATTACCTGCTCAAGACCATGCCCATGCTCCTGCTTCAAAATTAAATCCGGTTTTTAAATGTCACCCCAACCCGGTAGAGGACGAATTGTATATACTTGGCACCAATAAGATAAAATCGGTTGAATTTATAGATGTTTTAGGAAAACGTGCTGCTATTTACATCTACAATAAAAGCATCATAAAACTAAATGTCTCATACCTTAAAAAAGGCATTTACATTATTAAAGTAGTAGATGAAAAGAATAGGGTTGAGACTAAGAAACTAGTGGTTAAGTGA
- a CDS encoding tetratricopeptide repeat protein, which produces MENNLHNNYLFKALDAYPYELEETLEALNYALSYNSKDAQALCLMGRVYAEQLKDYETAKYYYAEAVAHEMDMPKTYPFYIQTLLWNEDYDEAEKLIAFALTLKGVNKAILHYYKAVLLEERGLFKAAIKVYKTALKLATDNCIINYVENELSRVKKKIKPKKKKKKSKKKKSKKAEKSAK; this is translated from the coding sequence ATGGAAAATAATTTACATAACAACTATTTGTTTAAAGCTTTAGATGCGTATCCGTACGAGTTAGAAGAAACCTTGGAAGCATTGAACTACGCTTTGTCATATAACAGTAAAGATGCCCAGGCTTTATGCTTAATGGGACGTGTTTATGCCGAACAATTAAAAGATTACGAAACTGCTAAATACTATTATGCAGAAGCCGTGGCACATGAGATGGACATGCCAAAAACATATCCGTTCTACATTCAAACCTTACTATGGAATGAAGATTATGATGAAGCCGAAAAGCTAATAGCATTTGCTTTGACTTTAAAAGGTGTAAACAAAGCTATTTTACACTATTACAAAGCGGTTTTATTAGAAGAGCGGGGCCTATTTAAGGCAGCTATTAAAGTTTATAAAACAGCTTTAAAGTTAGCAACTGATAACTGCATTATTAACTATGTAGAAAACGAATTGAGCCGTGTTAAGAAAAAAATAAAACCTAAAAAGAAGAAGAAAAAGTCAAAGAAAAAGAAAAGCAAGAAAGCTGAAAAATCGGCGAAGTAA
- a CDS encoding carboxymuconolactone decarboxylase family protein: MSTFNVPKREEVSENNQAIFDHLEKAVGFVPNLYATYAHSNTALENYLNFSNAKTSLSAKEKEVVNLAVSEVNQCVYCLSAHTAIGKMNGFTDEQILELRSGKASFDNKLDALAQLAKNITENRGATDQAVIENFLSAGYTKGSIVDVISLVGDKTISNYLHKTTNVPVDFPVVEPLSLVGV, translated from the coding sequence ATGAGCACATTTAATGTTCCAAAACGAGAAGAAGTAAGTGAAAATAATCAAGCCATTTTCGATCACTTAGAAAAAGCTGTAGGCTTTGTTCCTAACCTATATGCAACTTATGCACATAGTAATACGGCCCTAGAAAACTATTTAAATTTTTCAAATGCTAAAACGTCACTTTCTGCCAAAGAAAAGGAAGTTGTAAACCTTGCTGTTAGTGAAGTAAACCAATGTGTTTATTGTTTGTCTGCACATACAGCAATAGGCAAAATGAACGGATTTACAGATGAGCAAATCTTGGAATTACGCTCTGGTAAAGCATCTTTCGACAACAAACTTGATGCTTTAGCGCAATTGGCTAAGAACATTACAGAGAATAGAGGTGCTACAGACCAAGCGGTTATTGAAAACTTCTTAAGCGCAGGTTACACCAAAGGAAGTATTGTCGATGTAATTTCTTTGGTAGGCGATAAAACCATATCTAACTACCTCCATAAAACGACAAACGTACCAGTAGATTTTCCAGTTGTTGAGCCATTGTCACTTGTAGGGGTTTAA
- a CDS encoding 3'(2'),5'-bisphosphate nucleotidase CysQ translates to MDLQQLANIAIEAALSAGKVIQKYMNEDVLVEQKKGGSNYASQVVTKVDYECEAIILSYLMPTCNTFNIGLLTEETDDNGSRFEKDCFWCVDPIDGTLAFINKTSGFSVSIALVSNEGTPLIGVVFDPVSETLYHAIKGQCVFKNKKPWAINNTNYYLTYLTDKTLSNTPESEKIVKILNNHKTRLGLTNIKEIAGKGAVMCAISVLENGPACFIKLPKKDLGGGSIWDYAATACIYQEIGLPATTYSGETLELNKQQDTFMNHQGVYFSNLNLEIQV, encoded by the coding sequence ATGGATTTACAACAATTAGCAAATATTGCTATTGAAGCTGCACTTTCTGCGGGTAAAGTCATTCAGAAGTATATGAATGAAGATGTTCTTGTGGAGCAAAAGAAAGGTGGTTCAAACTATGCCTCGCAAGTAGTTACAAAAGTGGATTACGAATGTGAAGCTATTATTTTATCGTATTTGATGCCAACTTGCAACACATTTAATATTGGTTTACTAACCGAGGAAACCGACGATAACGGCAGCCGTTTTGAAAAAGATTGCTTTTGGTGTGTCGACCCTATAGATGGTACATTGGCCTTTATTAACAAAACTAGTGGGTTTTCGGTGTCTATTGCTTTAGTCTCTAATGAAGGCACCCCTTTAATTGGCGTTGTTTTTGACCCAGTTTCAGAAACCCTATATCATGCCATTAAAGGACAGTGTGTGTTTAAAAACAAAAAACCTTGGGCCATTAATAATACTAATTATTATTTAACTTACTTAACCGATAAGACTTTGAGCAACACGCCTGAATCTGAAAAAATCGTAAAAATTCTGAATAATCACAAAACGCGTTTAGGCTTAACCAACATTAAAGAAATAGCTGGTAAAGGCGCCGTAATGTGTGCTATTTCAGTTTTAGAAAACGGACCAGCCTGTTTCATAAAACTTCCAAAAAAAGACCTGGGCGGTGGTAGCATTTGGGATTATGCTGCCACAGCTTGTATTTACCAAGAAATTGGTTTGCCTGCAACTACTTATAGTGGTGAAACTTTAGAGCTAAATAAACAACAGGATACTTTTATGAATCATCAAGGGGTTTATTTTTCAAACCTGAATTTAGAAATTCAAGTCTAA
- a CDS encoding ecdysteroid 22-kinase family protein translates to MNNYFKSIILQTTGASSLKEKEVIQELWSGYGKIIRVSLEDSALESVVVKHVQLPQKSKHPRGWNSDIGHLRKLKSYQVETTWYTKYANSSMARLPKCIAVAHHQDEVLIILEDLDKAGFPLRKQSVTWQDIDKCLEWLAQFHTSYLRKEPNGLWDIGTYWHLDTRPQELEILEDMALKTTASKIDAKLNDCTFKTFVHGDAKLANFCFSNNGEVAGVDFQYVGGGCGMKDVAYFVGSCLYESDCERLEQQVLDTYFNHLHKALGKKNEALENEWRVLYHVAWADFHRFLKGWSPGHWKINSYSERITAKVVKNLQ, encoded by the coding sequence ATGAATAATTATTTCAAATCCATAATTCTACAAACCACTGGCGCATCATCTTTAAAAGAAAAGGAAGTTATTCAAGAACTATGGAGTGGTTATGGTAAAATTATTCGAGTTTCCCTCGAAGATTCAGCTTTAGAAAGCGTTGTTGTTAAACATGTGCAACTACCCCAAAAAAGCAAACACCCAAGAGGATGGAATAGCGACATCGGGCATCTAAGAAAATTAAAATCTTATCAGGTTGAAACCACTTGGTACACCAAGTACGCTAATTCTAGTATGGCTCGTTTACCAAAATGCATTGCTGTAGCGCATCATCAAGATGAAGTCCTTATAATTCTGGAAGATTTGGATAAAGCGGGTTTTCCATTGCGAAAACAAAGTGTAACATGGCAGGATATTGATAAATGCTTGGAATGGTTGGCTCAATTTCATACTAGCTATTTAAGAAAAGAACCTAACGGACTTTGGGACATTGGCACCTATTGGCACTTAGATACCCGACCTCAAGAACTTGAAATTTTAGAGGATATGGCCTTAAAAACTACAGCTTCTAAAATCGATGCAAAATTGAATGATTGTACTTTTAAAACCTTCGTTCACGGCGATGCAAAATTGGCAAACTTTTGTTTTTCAAACAATGGAGAAGTCGCTGGTGTAGATTTTCAATATGTTGGTGGTGGATGCGGTATGAAAGATGTCGCTTATTTTGTTGGGAGTTGTCTTTACGAAAGTGATTGTGAGCGTTTAGAACAACAAGTTTTAGACACCTATTTTAATCACTTACACAAAGCTCTTGGCAAAAAAAATGAGGCTTTGGAAAACGAATGGCGCGTTTTGTACCACGTTGCCTGGGCAGATTTCCATAGGTTTTTAAAAGGATGGAGTCCCGGTCATTGGAAAATTAATAGCTATAGTGAACGTATTACCGCTAAAGTCGTTAAAAATCTACAGTAA
- a CDS encoding ferritin, giving the protein MLSKTIEEALNNQIKIEAESSQIYLAMACWAEVKGLEGVAGFMYAQSDEEREHMLKLVKFVNERGGHAKVSALKAPDVTFTSFKDMFELLLKHEMFVSQSINELVHITLQEKDYATHNFLQWYVSEQIEEEAVARTILDKINLIGDDKGGLYLFDRDIENLTVSTAAQDTTGV; this is encoded by the coding sequence ATGTTATCAAAAACTATAGAAGAAGCATTAAACAACCAGATTAAAATAGAAGCAGAATCATCGCAAATATATTTAGCCATGGCTTGTTGGGCAGAGGTAAAAGGATTAGAAGGTGTTGCTGGTTTTATGTATGCGCAATCTGATGAAGAACGAGAACACATGCTTAAGTTAGTGAAGTTTGTTAATGAACGTGGAGGTCATGCTAAAGTGTCTGCATTAAAAGCACCAGACGTAACGTTCACTTCTTTTAAGGATATGTTCGAGTTGTTGCTTAAGCACGAAATGTTTGTATCGCAAAGTATTAATGAGTTGGTTCATATTACACTTCAAGAGAAGGATTATGCAACTCATAACTTTTTACAGTGGTACGTTTCAGAACAAATAGAAGAAGAGGCAGTTGCAAGAACTATTCTCGATAAAATTAACCTTATCGGCGACGATAAAGGCGGATTATATTTATTCGATAGAGATATAGAAAACCTAACTGTAAGTACTGCTGCACAAGACACTACTGGAGTGTAA
- a CDS encoding adenylate/guanylate cyclase domain-containing protein produces MAVDDTKRTLFQRIADIGLKENFLVTEKRYLQVCNIAAILGVLFSLLWMFIALSISEITSAVWNIILGLMFLMVLVLNHKGKRIAASAWLAISAYISVLVFLYLSGYASGISSVCFLTIILPYMTFPRKARTLAHGFSLLACLTLIITVVFQSEFYAHNKDMDPYLSQIVNMGMTALICLALIWSLSVLIDKSEDSLIAEQKKSDDLLHNILPANIVRDLKESGKTIPKRHRNVSILFTDFEGFTELVASTSAITLVNELNDIFGRFDEIMEETNVEKIETIGDAYMAACGLEDEITNHAVHCITAAKKMLSYLEERNKTHELKWKMRVGIHSGMVVSGVVGKKKFAYDLFGDTINTASRMESTGESGRINISASTYELVKDEFACLPRGKIFTKGKGELEMHFVK; encoded by the coding sequence ATGGCTGTTGATGACACAAAAAGGACTCTTTTTCAAAGAATTGCTGATATTGGTTTAAAAGAGAATTTTTTGGTAACAGAAAAAAGGTATCTACAAGTATGCAATATAGCCGCAATACTTGGGGTTTTGTTTAGTTTATTATGGATGTTTATTGCCCTATCCATCTCAGAAATTACAAGTGCGGTATGGAATATAATATTGGGCTTAATGTTTCTAATGGTATTGGTTCTAAACCATAAAGGAAAGCGTATTGCCGCCTCGGCATGGCTTGCTATCTCTGCATACATTTCGGTGCTCGTATTTCTTTATTTGTCTGGTTACGCCTCAGGGATTAGCAGCGTTTGTTTTTTAACAATTATCTTACCCTACATGACTTTCCCCCGAAAAGCAAGAACTCTTGCTCATGGCTTTAGTTTATTGGCTTGCTTAACTTTAATTATTACTGTTGTCTTTCAATCGGAATTCTATGCTCACAATAAGGATATGGATCCCTATTTATCGCAAATTGTAAATATGGGCATGACGGCATTAATATGTCTCGCATTGATTTGGAGCTTATCGGTGCTGATTGATAAATCTGAAGATTCTTTGATTGCTGAACAGAAAAAATCTGATGACCTCCTGCACAATATCCTACCTGCAAACATTGTAAGAGACTTAAAGGAAAGCGGTAAGACCATTCCAAAAAGACACAGGAACGTTTCAATTCTGTTTACCGATTTTGAAGGTTTTACCGAGTTGGTAGCATCTACATCGGCAATCACCTTGGTCAATGAGCTAAATGATATCTTCGGACGTTTCGACGAAATCATGGAAGAAACTAACGTTGAAAAGATTGAAACCATTGGTGATGCCTACATGGCCGCTTGTGGTCTTGAAGATGAAATTACCAACCATGCTGTGCATTGTATCACAGCCGCAAAAAAGATGCTATCCTACCTTGAGGAAAGGAATAAGACCCACGAATTAAAATGGAAAATGCGGGTTGGCATACATTCAGGAATGGTAGTTTCAGGTGTGGTAGGCAAAAAGAAGTTTGCATACGACCTTTTTGGAGATACCATAAATACAGCTAGCAGAATGGAATCTACAGGTGAATCGGGCAGAATCAATATCTCGGCGTCTACTTATGAACTGGTAAAAGACGAATTCGCATGTCTTCCCCGTGGAAAGATTTTTACCAAAGGGAAAGGAGAATTGGAAATGCATTTTGTGAAATAA
- a CDS encoding cupredoxin domain-containing protein, giving the protein MNRVIAILVVALGFALNGNAQDTMMKKEAVKTIALEQTPGEFTQKGLTVSEGSYIFEISNNHSGTDVGFVLVPKGKDASNAENHIKTAYVTAVVKEGNVETSNATKLSKGEYVYFCPLNKTPQYTLTVE; this is encoded by the coding sequence ATGAATAGAGTAATTGCAATTTTAGTAGTAGCATTAGGGTTTGCTTTAAACGGTAATGCACAAGACACCATGATGAAAAAAGAAGCTGTAAAAACGATAGCTTTAGAGCAAACACCAGGTGAGTTTACACAAAAGGGATTAACTGTTAGCGAAGGGTCTTATATTTTTGAAATAAGCAACAATCATTCTGGTACAGACGTTGGGTTTGTATTGGTGCCTAAGGGTAAAGATGCCAGTAACGCAGAAAACCACATAAAAACTGCGTATGTTACTGCCGTTGTAAAAGAAGGAAACGTAGAAACCTCTAATGCAACTAAGCTGTCTAAAGGAGAGTACGTGTACTTTTGTCCTCTAAACAAAACACCGCAATACACACTTACAGTAGAGTAA
- a CDS encoding Tex family protein: protein MQILNYIVRLTQLPEVSVKNTLDLLNEDCTVPFISRYRKERTGNLDEVQIGDIVKFKEQFETLEKRKKAILKSLTEQGVLTEDLERKLVSTQDLTTLEDLYLPFKKSRKTKAEKARQLGLEPLAKIIMSQNANDIESVAYRYVKGEVISQDAALEGARHIIAEWINERTDIRNNIRYQLERFARISTKIVKAKENEESAQKFKDYFDWEEELSRIPSHRLLAILRAEKEGVVKLKISIDDDRALDKIEQRLIRSNNDCAEQIEIAAKDAYKRLLLPSLSNEALQIAKEKADEAAINVFAKNLKQLLLGSPLGEKRVLAIDPGFRTGCKVVCLDAQGQLLYNETIYPHPPKNDSIGAMKKISSLADAYNTEAIAIGNGTASRETEALIRKIRFKNDIQVFVVSEAGASIYSASKMAREEFPNYDVTVRGAVSIGRRLQDPLAELVKIDAKSIGVGQYQHDVDQVKLQKSLDSVVENCVNAVGVNLNTASKSLLSYVSGIGPKLAENVFNYRQEKGAFISRKDLKSVPRLGGKAFEQSAAFLRIKDAENPLDDSSVHPESYAIVSKMAKDMGKSVNALIGKPDTLKAINLKDYCTDTVGLPTLQDILKELEKPGLDIRAQAKVFAFNQNIKTITDLRPDQLLPGIVNNITNFGCFVDVGIKESGLIHVSNLSDSFVKDVNDHVHLHEQIIVKVLEVDLARKRVKLKLHKKM, encoded by the coding sequence ATGCAAATTCTTAATTATATAGTTCGTCTTACCCAATTACCAGAAGTATCGGTAAAAAACACTTTAGATTTACTCAATGAAGACTGTACGGTGCCTTTTATTTCTAGATACAGAAAGGAAAGAACGGGTAATTTAGATGAGGTCCAAATTGGAGATATCGTAAAATTTAAAGAGCAATTTGAAACTTTAGAAAAACGAAAAAAAGCCATTCTTAAATCTCTAACTGAACAAGGTGTATTGACCGAAGATTTAGAACGGAAGTTAGTTTCTACTCAGGATTTAACAACATTAGAGGACCTGTATTTACCTTTTAAGAAGAGCCGAAAAACTAAAGCTGAAAAAGCAAGACAACTTGGCCTGGAGCCTTTGGCGAAAATCATTATGAGCCAAAATGCAAACGATATTGAATCGGTCGCTTATAGGTATGTAAAAGGAGAGGTTATATCCCAAGATGCTGCATTAGAAGGCGCAAGGCACATTATTGCAGAGTGGATTAACGAACGCACAGATATTAGAAATAACATTAGATATCAGTTAGAACGATTTGCAAGGATTTCCACCAAGATTGTAAAGGCAAAGGAAAACGAAGAAAGTGCTCAAAAGTTTAAGGATTATTTTGATTGGGAAGAAGAGTTAAGCCGAATTCCGTCGCACCGACTGTTAGCTATTTTAAGAGCCGAAAAAGAAGGTGTGGTTAAATTAAAGATTTCAATAGATGACGACAGGGCTTTAGATAAAATAGAACAACGTTTAATTAGGTCTAATAATGATTGTGCCGAACAAATTGAAATAGCCGCTAAAGACGCTTACAAAAGATTGTTACTGCCTTCATTAAGTAACGAGGCACTTCAAATAGCTAAAGAAAAAGCCGATGAAGCGGCCATAAATGTTTTTGCAAAAAACCTAAAGCAATTACTATTGGGTTCTCCGCTTGGAGAAAAACGGGTTTTGGCCATAGACCCCGGGTTTAGAACGGGTTGTAAGGTGGTTTGCTTAGATGCTCAAGGACAGTTATTGTATAATGAAACCATATATCCGCATCCACCAAAAAATGACAGTATAGGGGCGATGAAGAAGATAAGTTCCTTGGCCGATGCTTATAATACGGAAGCAATTGCTATTGGTAATGGAACGGCATCAAGAGAAACAGAAGCCTTAATTAGAAAGATTCGCTTTAAAAACGATATCCAAGTGTTTGTGGTAAGCGAAGCTGGCGCTAGCATCTATTCGGCGTCGAAAATGGCTCGAGAAGAGTTCCCTAATTATGATGTTACGGTGCGAGGTGCTGTGTCTATTGGAAGGCGACTACAAGATCCACTTGCAGAGTTGGTTAAAATTGATGCAAAGTCCATTGGTGTAGGTCAGTATCAACATGATGTAGACCAAGTTAAACTCCAAAAGTCTTTGGATAGTGTTGTTGAAAATTGTGTAAATGCCGTTGGGGTAAATCTCAATACGGCGAGCAAATCACTATTAAGCTATGTATCAGGTATTGGGCCTAAGTTGGCAGAAAATGTATTTAATTATAGACAAGAAAAGGGTGCATTTATTTCTAGAAAAGACCTTAAAAGTGTACCTAGATTAGGCGGTAAAGCGTTTGAGCAGAGCGCCGCTTTTTTAAGAATAAAGGATGCCGAAAACCCTTTAGATGACTCCTCTGTACACCCTGAAAGCTATGCCATTGTTTCTAAAATGGCAAAAGATATGGGTAAATCGGTAAATGCTTTAATTGGTAAACCCGATACATTAAAGGCAATCAACTTAAAGGATTATTGTACAGATACCGTTGGGCTGCCTACTTTGCAAGATATATTAAAAGAACTTGAAAAGCCTGGTTTAGACATAAGAGCACAAGCCAAGGTATTTGCATTCAACCAGAATATAAAAACAATTACAGATTTGCGACCGGATCAATTATTGCCAGGTATTGTAAATAATATTACCAATTTTGGGTGTTTTGTAGATGTTGGTATAAAAGAAAGCGGTTTAATTCATGTCTCTAATTTATCCGATAGTTTTGTTAAAGATGTGAATGACCATGTGCATTTACATGAACAGATTATCGTAAAAGTTCTAGAGGTCGATTTAGCTAGAAAGCGTGTTAAGTTAAAACTTCACAAGAAAATGTAA